A portion of the Glycine max cultivar Williams 82 chromosome 10, Glycine_max_v4.0, whole genome shotgun sequence genome contains these proteins:
- the LOC100777382 gene encoding ABC transporter B family member 1 produces the protein MSQNSEEIKTLEQWRWSEMQGIELVSSSATVSNSHESNPALEKKREERVIMEEVSSVAKKEEGVPNGVGGEKKKDGSVASVGFGELFRFSDGLDYILMAIGTVGAFVHGCSLPLFLRFFADLVNSFGSNANDLDKMTQEVVKYAFYFLVVGAAIWASSWAEISCWMWTGERQSTRMRIRYLEAALDQDIQFFDTEVRTSDVVFAINTDAVMVQDAISEKLGNFIHYMATFVSGFVVGFTAVWQLALVTLAVVPIIAVIGGIHTTTLAKLSSKSQEALSQAGNIVEQTVVQIRVVLAFVGETRALQGYSSALRIAQKIGYRTGFAKGMGLGATYFVVFCCYALLLWYGGYLVRHHYTNGGLAIATMFSVMIGGLALGQSAPSMAAFTKARVAAAKIFRVIDHKPVIDRRSESGLELESVTGLVELRNVDFSYPSRPEVLILNNFSLNVPAGKTIALVGSSGSGKSTVVSLIERFYDPSSGQVLLDGNDVKSFKLRWLRQQIGLVSQEPALFATTIRENILLGRPDANQVEIEEAARVANAHSFIIKLPEGYETQVGERGLQLSGGQKQRIAIARAMLKNPAILLLDEATSALDSESEKLVQEALDRFMIGRTTLVIAHRLSTIRKADLVAVLQQGSVTEIGTHDELFAKGENGVYAKLIRMQEMAHETSMNNARKSSARPSSARNSVSSPIITRNSSYGRSPYSRRLSDFSTSDFSLSLDASHPNYRLEKLAFKDQASSFWRLAKMNSPEWLYALIGSIGSVVCGSLSAFFAYVLSAVLSVYYNPNHRHMIREIEKYCYLLIGLSSAALLFNTLQHSFWDIVGENLTKRVREKMLAAVLKNEMAWFDQEENESARIAARLSLDANNVRSAIGDRISVIVQNTALMLVACTAGFVLQWRLALVLVAVFPVVVAATVLQKMFMTGFSGDLEAAHAKATQLAGEAIANVRTVAAFNSEKKIVGLFTSNLETPLRRCFWKGQISGSGYGIAQFALYASYALGLWYASWLVKHGISDFSNTIRVFMVLMVSANGAAETLTLAPDFIKGGRAMRSVFDLLDRITEIEPDDPDATPVPDRLRGEVELKHVDFSYPTRPDMSVFRDLSLRARAGKTLALVGPSGCGKSSVIALIQRFYDPTSGRVMIDGKDIRKYNLKSLRRHIAVVPQEPCLFATSIYENIAYGHDSASEAEIIEAATLANAHKFISSLPDGYKTFVGERGVQLSGGQKQRIAIARAFVRKAELMLLDEATSALDAESERSVQEALDRACSGKTTIIVAHRLSTIRNANLIAVIDDGKVAEQGSHSLLLKNYPDGIYARMIQLQRFTNNQVIGMASGSSSSARPKDDEREG, from the exons ATGTCACAGAATTCTGAGGAGATAAAGACACTTGAGCAGTGGAGATGGTCTGAAATGCAGGGCATtgagcttgtgtcttcttctgCTACTGTTTCTAACTCACATGAATCCAACCCAGCattggaaaagaaaagagaagaaagggtAATAATGGAGGAGGTTTCTTCAGTGGCAAAGAAAGAGGAGGGTGTTCCTAATGGTGTTGGtggggagaagaagaaggatggGAGTGTTGCTTCTGTTGGGTTTGGTGAGCTTTTCAGATTTTCTGATGGGTTGGATTACATTCTAATGGCAATTGGAACGGTTGGAGCATTTGTACATGGCTGTTCCCTGCCACTCTTTCTTCGTTTCTTTGCTGATCTTGTGAATTCCTTTGGTTCCAATGCGAATGACTTGGACAAGATGACTCAGGAAGTGGTGAAG TATGCGTTTTACTTCTTGGTGGTGGGGGCTGCCATATGGGCATCCTCATGGGCAG aGATTTCGTGTTGGATGTGGACAGGTGAACGGCAATCAACGAGGATGAGGATCAGGTATCTGGAAGCAGCGTTGGACCAGGACATTCAATTCTTTGACACCGAGGTTCGAACATCCGATGTTGTTTTTGCCATCAACACTGATGCTGTTATGGTACAAGATGCCATTAGCGAGAAG TTGGGTAATTTCATTCACTACATGGCTACATTTGTTTCTGGCTTTGTTGTGGGTTTCACTGCGGTTTGGCAATTGGCACTGGTTACCCTTGCCGTGGTTCCTATAATAGCAGTAATTGGAGGCATTCACACCACCACCTTGGCCAAGCTATCTAGTAAAAGCCAAGAAGCTCTTTCTCAAGCTGGTAACATTGTGGAACAG ACTGTTGTTCAAATTCGAGTGGTGTTGGCGTTTGTTGGGGAGACAAGAGCACTACAGGGCTATTCATCTGCATTGAGGATTGCACAGAAGATTGGGTACAGGACTGGATTTGCAAAGGGAATGGGATTAGGGGCCACTTACTTTGTTGTTTTCTGTTGCTATGCTCTTTTGCTTTGGTATGGAGGCTATTTGGTTCGGCACCACTACACCAATGGAGGACTTGCCATTGCCACCATGTTTTCTGTTATGATTGGTGGATT GGCTTTAGGCCAGTCTGCACCCAGCATGGCAGCATTTACAAAGGCAAGAGTTGCTGCAGCAAAGATTTTTCGCGTGATTGATCACAAGCCGGTTATAGACAGAAGGAGTGAATCAGGTTTGGAGTTAGAGAGTGTTACAGGACTAGTAGAGCTGAGAAATGTGGACTTTTCATACCCCTCAAGACCAGAGGTTCTGATCCTCAACAATTTCTCCTTGAATGTGCCTGCTGGCAAGACCATTGCTTTGGTTGGAAGCAGTGGCTCAGGCAAAAGCACAGTTGTTTCCCTCATTGAGAGATTCTATGATCCTTCTTCTG GACAAGTGTTGCTAGATGGGAATGATGTTAAGTCATTTAAGCTTAGATGGTTGAGACAGCAAATAGGACTAGTGAGTCAAGAGCCCGCTTTGTTTGCTACCACAATCCGAGAAAACATACTCTTGGGTAGGCCTGATGCAAACCAGGTTGAGATTGAAGAAGCTGCAAGAGTGGCTAATGCTCACTCTTTCATCATCAAACTTCCCGAAGGCTATGAAACTCAG GTAGGGGAGAGAGGGCTGCAACTTTCAGGAGGACAAAAGCAGAGAATAGCAATTGCAAGGGCAATGCTGAAAAACCCAGCAATTCTTCTCCTAGATGAGGCAACAAGTGCATTGGACTCCGAGTCAGAAAAGCTGGTTCAGGAGGCCCTTGATCGGTTCATGATTGGTAGAACAACTCTTGTAATTGCTCATCGACTCTCCACGATTCGCAAAGCTGACCTTGTGGCTGTGCTTCAGCAAGGAAGTGTTACTGAAATTGGAACTCATGATGAGCTCTTTGCTAAAGGAGAAAATGGAGTCTATGCTAAGCTTATCCGGATGCAGGAGATGGCACATGAAACTTCTATGAATAATGCAAGAAAGAGTAGTGCAAG GCCTTCAAGTGCCAGAAACTCTGTAAGCTCACCCATAATTACACGGAATTCTTCTTATGGCCGATCACCGTACTCGAGGAGACTATCTGACTTCTCTACATCTGATTTTAGCCTGTCCCTTGATGCATCACATCCAAATTACAGGCTTGAAAAGCTTGCCTTCAAAGACCAAGCTAGTTCCTTCTGGCGACTCGCAAAAATGAACTCTCCTGAATGGCTTTATGCCTTAATTGGTTCTATAGGATCTGTTGTTTGTGGATCCCTTAGTGCATTCTTTGCTTATGTTCTTAGTGCTGTCCTCAGTGTCTATTACAATCCAAACCACAGACACATGATCCGAGAAATTGAAAAGTACTGCTACTTGTTGATTGGACTATCTTCAGCTGCACTCCTCTTCAACACATTGCAGCACTCCTTCTGGGATATTGTCGGTGAAAATCTTACAAAACGAGTGAGGGAGAAAATGTTGGCTGCAGTGCTTAAAAATGAAATGGCATGGTTTGATCAGGAGGAAAATGAGAGTGCTAGGATTGCAGCAAGGCTATCTCTTGATGCCAACAATGTCAGATCAGCCATTGGAGATAGGATTTCAGTAATTGTGCAGAACACTGCACTTATGCTAGTTGCCTGCACTGCAGGGTTTGTACTACAATGGCGCCTTGCCCTTGTACTAGTAGCCGTCTTCCCTGTTGTTGTTGCAGCCACAGTTTTGCAG AAAATGTTCATGACTGGTTTCTCTGGTGACTTGGAAGCTGCTCATGCCAAGGCCACACAACTAGCAGGAGAGGCTATAGCCAATGTAAGGACAGTTGCTGCTTTCAATtcagaaaagaaaattgttggCCTTTTCACTTCCAACCTTGAAACTCCACTGCGGCGCTGCTTTTGGAAGGGACAAATTTCTGGAAGTGGATATGGGATAGCTCAGTTTGCACTCTATGCTTCCTATGCACTTGGTCTTTGGTATGCTTCTTGGCTTGTGAAGCATGGTATATCTGATTTCTCTAACACAATCCGAGTTTTTATGGTACTCATGGTCTCAGCTAATGGTGCTGCTGAAACTTTAACCCTGGCTCCTGACTTCATCAAGGGTGGTCGCGCCATGAGATCAGTCTTTGATCTTCTTGACCGAATAACTGAGATTGAGCCAGATGATCCAGATGCTACCCCTGTCCCTGATCGCCTTCGTGGTGAAGTAGAACTTAAGCATGTTGATTTCTCTTATCCAACTAGACCAGATATGTCAGTTTTTCGCGACCTTAGTCTTCGTGCTAGGGCAGGCAAAACTCTTGCCCTTGTAGGGCCTAGTGGCTGTGGTAAGAGCTCAGTCATTGCACTTATACAAAGGTTCTATGATCCAACATCCGGCCGGGTCATGATTGATGGAAAGGACATAAGGAAATACAATCTCAAGTCTCTTAGAAGGCACATTGCTGTGGTACCTCAGGAGCCATGCCTATTTGCTACTTCTATTTATGAGAACATTGCTTATGGACATGACTCAGCTTCTGAAGCTGAGATCATAGAGGCTGCAACTCTTGCCAATGCTCACAAGTTCATATCTTCTCTGCCTGATGGATACAAGACATTTGTTGGTGAGAGGGGAGTTCAACTATCTGGAGGACAAAAGCAAAGAATAGCAATTGCTAGAGCTTTTGTGAGGAAGGCAGAACTTATGCTTCTTGATGAGGCAACAAGTGCACTTGATGCTGAATCTGAGAGGTCTGTTCAGGAGGCGTTAGACCGTGCCTGCTCGGGAAAAACTACTATCATTGTTGCACACAGGCTATCAACTATTAGGAATGCTAATCTCATTGCAGTGATTGATGATGGGAAGGTGGCAGAGCAAGGCTCCCATTCACTGTTGTTAAAAAATTACCCTGATGGGATCTATGCACGCATGATTCAATTACAAAGGTTCACAAATAACCAAGTCATTGGGATGGCCTCAGGTTCAAGTTCTTCTGCAAGGCCAAAAGATGATGAAAGAGAAGGCTAA